A section of the Maylandia zebra isolate NMK-2024a linkage group LG8, Mzebra_GT3a, whole genome shotgun sequence genome encodes:
- the mki67 gene encoding proliferation marker protein Ki-67 isoform X2: MPLHGKIVVIKRSGGDGTEFPLTAACLFGRKPDCDIRIQLPQVSKEHCRIDLNENKEVILTNLSSANPTLVNGEVLQQSERLKHGDVITIIDRSFRFEYPPAQTPKKRSAIGGKPETLKVLQDQQVGDTPIVEKGEKRFSEVSSDTCLKDGASHDNIQRSLEKTGELESKADDSLLQGKSNSPFSDLYQMIKKSLDVKTPRKSCASQLATPSSKVASPKPNSVRKGSAIFTERKSTPKKSEVLAGPGSTNGGTPASVRKQAKVPAAETAEPRAEKAENGSVIETASPRKRNGATPQKFTVNEVIEQITAETPKSPARRRSKEMSPGKTPVTKNQEEKTKASPRNSAGKGKEVSKKRKSGELGEDVPKQQAKRKRVSFGGYLSPELFDKRLPPDSPLRKGATPRRSLSLLRPKQSLLRRASVIGLLKEGSPRAKSPAKTKTPSPKKSPSKKMASPKTPTSGKKSPKSRSPSPKAASPAKKSPKSRSPSPAKSPKSRSPSPAKKSPKSPKSGSPSPAKKSPKSRSPSPAKKSPKSRSPSPAKKSPKSRSPSPAKSPKSRSPSPAKKSPKSPKSGSPSPAKKSPKSPKSRSPSPAKKSPKSPKSRSPSPAKKSPKSPKSRSPSPAKKSPKSRSPSPAKKSPKSPKSRSPSPAKKSPKSPKSRSPSPKAASPTNKSPKSRSASPKATANKSPKSKSPSPARGRSPSKVETPKTNEQQKTQRRASAPGQIPHEQVPAGKRRATVGLPGTSLESVPTVVLTPAKTPTNSGVQTPTVKGRFSVSQISTPSPIAEADKVTDQVLLPTVTPKTHKGRKSTSQKTPGAAKSAVKMHRRSGISRASIKVSNPWAHIVKFGQPKAQVVAPLKKTIGQKPKKRAVPKPQTPARNLKGYVSTGHADSPATIVVGRAHRQTVVQPTGAAPRVVTNVALFKKNMKMDEDLTGISEMFKTPVNERKRKSLIDDNSVTKTPAGGQSASVMEPSVLSTPEEPGEMIVSPLSVTSAVKGRRYNNEAVQRLLDEDQDATFIGQIQSESSEWQNADLQVSTVTTPKLRPELPDSLTGVKRIMKTPKQKAEPVEDLRGKLLKTPKQKPEKQECLTGVKRIMKTPRQKAEPLEDIRGNLLKTPKQKPEQQECFTGVKRIFRTPKEKAEPLEDLQGKILKTPEVPEAGDASLGGGKELLQTPAQLQESDAKGMKTPKSSPVVHLTGVKRVMKTPVEKGAPVEDVVGVKRLMRTPRQKGEPVEANFGLKRLMKSPRLRGNAPVEDFEGLQELMEEPLTEPTVQPEAKEGEAQMSLDSSANVVKDAMETVSQADAVLLEEAEVKTAVNADPAHEKKSVRGRRAKTVESKAAEDKQEEPVIPAPSRGRRGKKTEATAPPAVRQTRGRNAKTAVELSAEENHLPSPKVAPKPKRGRSAQQSSDEPEVAAEAERVQSHPLDVEEKANESAVPKRGRRAKQPKKSQQRNATEDVPQDTPDANVACSDQPEVLPGRADENKSDAMETVVQACQAESLLHVQTPASVQKKSVRGRRAKQAESEELEDKKEAAEIAEDPIVPTPARGERRGKKMEAVAPPAARHTKRGRNAKSQESTSETSADASAQASLINTSLSALQTVKPVRGRRAKQTPVKPAQPEPETVETASGEQSQVENSEPQKTTLPTAGKPRRGRKARQDTAEQNEVTEEVVKQAAVETNEQSQPPARVKRGRNAKQDEEKMNEPAKKIKLTRKSEEAQTELTEAQTVKMVISETTEPAQISEQASVATKPRRGGRKAKQDTESVESIEVQEVPVLSTENKPKRGRRGKPAAEETKATAESPEHKPKAEEAKNAEPLSSSMKTSRSRGVRASAKCETSQAIPAKRARRGTTVSPEEVSTESTVLVSEPAPTSVEPARKGRRGAFKSTTEEPTTTTDQKNPEAVESNAKMPKRCVKWKSHLEVFEIPKATPVKAARGKKSKAADQVNSESKNVSNDANKTEEEDLSDKAVDSRPVKRVGRGAKTAAKVEPANNPEKNVEAKTQPKTRRGRSANK, translated from the exons GTTTGAGTATCCTCCGGCACAAACGCCAAAGAAGAGGTCTGCCATTGGAGGCAAACCTGAAACCCTCAag GTTCTTCAAGACCAGCAAGTGGGTGACACCCCTATTgtggaaaaaggagaaaagagatTCTCTGAAGTGTCATCAG atacTTGTCTTAAAGATGGAGCCAGCCATGACAATATTCAGCGTTCCTTGGAGAAAACCGGAGAGTTGGAGTCCAAGGCAGATGATAGCCTGCTACAAGGCAAGAGCAACTCCCCCTTCAGCGACCTGTATCAAATGATCAAAAAATCTCTGGATGTCAAGACCCCTCGGAAATCTTGTGCCAGTCAGCTTGCAACGCCTTCCTCAAAGGTCGCCTCTCCAAAACCCAATTCGGTCAGAAAAGGTAGTGCCATTTTCACTGAGAGAAAAAGCACTCCTAAGAAAAGTGAAGTTCTAGCTGGACCTGGAAGTACAAACGGGGGAACCCCAGCGTCTGTGAGGAAGCAAGCGAAGGTTCCAGCTGCTGAGACGGCTGAACCCAGAGCAGAAAAGGCTGAAAATGGCAGCGTGATTGAAACGGCTTCACCTCGGAAAAGAAATGGCGCAACTCCTCAGAAGTTTACTGTAAATGAGGTTATTGAGCAAATTACAGCTGAAACACCCAAGTCGCCTGCGAGGAGGAGGAGTAAGGAAATGTCACCTGGCAAAACTCCAGTGACCAAGAaccaagaagaaaaaacaaaggcaTCACCCAGGAATTCAGCTGGAAAAG gAAAAGAAGTGTCCAAAAAACGCAAGAGTGGAGAACTCGGAGAAGACGTGCCCAAACAGCAAGCGAAGAGGAAACGCGTTTCCTTTGGAGGTTACCTGAGCCCAGAGCTGTTTGACAAACGGTTGCCTCCTGACTCTCCATTACGCAAGGGGGCTACCCCACGGAGGAGCTTGTCTCTCTTGAGACCCAAGCAGTCACTGCTTAGACGAGCATCCGTCATCGGCTTGCTAAAA GAGGGCAGCCCACGTGCAAAAAgtcctgcaaaaacaaaaacaccatcACCTAAGAAATCACCGAGCAAGAAAATGGCTTCTCCTAAGACTCCAACTTCTGGGAAGAAGTCTCCCAAATCCAGATCACCATCACCCAAGGCAGCATCTCCCGCGAAGAAGTCGCCCAAGTCCAGGTCCCCGTCTCCTGCAAAGTCGCCCAAGTCCAGGTCCCCGTCTCCCGCGAAGAAGTCGCCCAAGTCACCCAAGTCCGGGTCCCCATCTCCCGCGAAGAAGTCGCCCAAGTCCAGGTCCCCGTCTCCCGCAAAGAAGTCACCCAAGTCCAGGTCCCCGTCTCCCGCGAAGAAGTCGCCCAAGTCCAGGTCCCCGTCTCCTGCAAAGTCGCCCAAGTCCAGGTCCCCGTCTCCCGCGAAGAAGTCGCCCAAGTCACCCAAGTCCGGGTCCCCGTCTCCCGCGAAGAAGTCGCCCAAGTCACCCAAGTCCAGGTCCCCGTCTCCCGCGAAGAAGTCGCCCAAGTCGCCCAAGTCCAGGTCCCCGTCTCCCGCGAAGAAGTCGCCCAAGTCGCCCAAGTCCAGGTCCCCGTCTCCCGCGAAGAAGTCGCCCAAGTCCAGGTCCCCGTCTCCCGCGAAGAAGTCGCCCAAGTCGCCCAAGTCCAGGTCCCCGTCTCCCGCGAAGAAGTCGCCCAAGTCACCCAAGTCCAGGTCCCCGTCTCCCAAAGCAGCTTCTCCTACCAATAAATCACCCAAATCTAGATCTGCTTCTCCTAAAGCAACCGCGAATAAATCACCAAAATCCAAGAGCCCATCTCCTGCAAGAGGAAGATCTCCTTCTAAAGTGGAAACTCCTAAAACCAATGAACAGCAGAAAACTCAACGCAGGGCTTCAGCCCCAGGGCAGATTCCCCACGAGCAAGTTCCTGCTGGAAAAAGAAGGGCAACTGTGGGTTTGCCTGGTACTTCTCTGGAAAGTGTCCCTACTGTCGTCCTTACACCAGCTAAAACTCCCACTAATTCAGGAGTTCAGACCCCCACAGTCAAGGGGCGATTTTCTGTGTCACAAATTAGTACACCCTCTCCAATAGCTGAAGCCGACAAGGTCACTGACCAGGTTCTTTTGCCCACCGTCACCCCTAAAACACACAAGGGAAGGAAAAGCACCTCGCAGAAGACTCCAGGTGCTGCGAAGAGTGCAGTAAAGATGCACAGAAGAAGTGGCATTTCAAGAGCATCTATAAAAG TCTCCAATCCTTGGGCGCACATTGTGAAATTTGGTCAACCTAAGGCTCAAGTTGTTGCTCCACTTAAAAAAACCATTGGCCAAAAGCCTAAGAAGAGAGCAGTGCCCAAACCACAG ACACCTGCCAGAAATCTGAAGGGCTACGTGAGCACTGGACATGCAGACTCGCCCGCCACCATTGTTGTTGGTagagcacacagacagaccgTTGTGCAGCCAACTGGTGCTGCACCAAGAGTGGTCACCAATGTTGCACTCTTCAAAAAGAACATGAAAATGGATGAAGACTTGACTG GTAtttctgaaatgtttaaaactCCTGTAAACGAAAGGAAGCGGAAGTCTTTAATCGATGATAACAGCGTCACAAAGACACCAGCTGGAGGTCAGAGCGCATCTGTGATGGAGCCATCTGTGCTGAGCACACCAGAGGAACCAG GTGAGATGATAGTATCTCCGCTGAGTGTTACATCTGCAGTAAAAGGCAGAAGATACAACAATGAGGCAGTCCAACGCCTCCTTGATGAAGATCAAGACGCCACCTTCATCGGCCAGATTCAGTCAGAGTCAAGTGAATGGCAGAATGCAGATTTGCAGGTGTCCACTGTAACAACTCCCAAACTGAGGCCAGAATTACCAGATTCTCTGACCGGAGTTAAGAGGATCATGAAAACGCCAAAACAGAAGGCTGAGCCTGTTGAAGATTTGAGAGGGAAGCTGTTGAAAACTCCAAAACAGAAGCCTGAAAAACAGGAGTGCCTCACTGGAGTCAAGAGGATCATGAAGACTCCGAGACAGAAAGCCGAACCTTTAGAGGACATCAGAGGGAATCTTCTGAAGACTCCCAAACAGAAGCCTGAACAGCAAGAGTGCTTCACTGGGGTTAAGAGAATATTTAGAACTCCAAAGGAGAAGGCTGAACCGCTTGAAGACCTTCAAGGGAAGATTCTGAAGACCCCCGAAGTCCCAGAAGCTGGTGATGCCAGTTTGGGTGGTGGTAAGGAGCTTCTGCAGACGCCAGCACAGTTGCAAGAATCTGACGCAAAAGGCATGAAAActccaaaaagctctccagtgGTTCACCTCACTGGAGTCAAGAGAGTGATGAAGACACCTGTGGAGAAAGGTGCTCCTGTCGAAGATGTGGTTGGCGTGAAGAGGCTCATGAGAACTCCCAGGCAGAAAGGCGAACCTGTTGAGGCGAATTTCGGGCTCAAGAGACTCATGAAGTCGCCAAGGCTGAGGGGTAATGCTCCAGTGGAGGACTTCGAGGGACTTCAAGAACTTATGGAGGAGCCACTGACTGAGCCCACAGTACAACCAGAGGCAAAGGAG GGTGAAGCTCAGATGTCTCTCGACAGCAGTGCAAACGTGGTAAAAG ATGCCATGGAAACGGTCTCTCAGGCAGATGCAGTACTTCTTGAGGAAGCTGAGGTGAAGACTGCTGTGAATGCAGATCCTGCACATGAGAAGAAATCTGTACGAGGCAGAAGGGCAAAAACGGTGGAATCTAAAGCAGCTGAGGATAAACAGGAAGAGCCTGTAATCCCTGCTCCAtccagaggaagaagaggaaagaaaacTGAAGCTACAGCACCACCTGCTGTTAGACAGACAAGAGGCAGAAATGCGAAGACAGCTGTTGAGCTGTCAGCAGAAGAGAATCACCTTCCTTCTCCCAAAGTTGCTCCTAAGCCAAAAAGGGGTAGAAGTGCACAGCAGTCTTCTGATGAGCCTGAAgttgctgctgaagctgagcGTGTTCAGAGCCACCCACTTGATGTTGAGGAGAAAGCAAATGAAAGTGCTGTGCCCAAGCGAGGAAGAAGAGCTAAGCAACCCAAAAAGTCACAGCAACGAAATGCAACTGAGGATGTTCCCCAAGATACACCAG ATGCAAATGTAGCCTGCAGTGACCAGCCTGAGGTGTTGCCAGGCAGAGCTGATGAAAACAAATCTGATGCCATGGAAACTGTTGTCCAAGCATGTCAAGCTGAAAGCTTACTTCACGTGCAGACACCAGCTTCAGTTCAGAAGAAATCTGTCCGAGGCAGAAGAGCAAAACAGGCCGAATCTGAAGAACTTGAAGATAAAAAAGAGGCAGCTGAAATTGCTGAAGATCCCATTGTGCCTACTCCAGCGAGAGGAGAAAGAAGAGGGAAGAAAATGGAAGCTGTAGCACCACCTGCAGCTAGACACACAAAAAGAGGCAGAAATGCAAAGTCTCAGGAGAGCACCTCTGAGACCTCCGCTGATGCCAGTGCCCAAGCGTCTCTGATAAACACCAGTCTGTCTGCACTCCAGACTGTTAAGCCAGTCAGAGGGAGGAGAGCAAAACAAACACCTGTTAAGCCAGCTCAACCAGAGCCTGAAACGGTTGAAACAGCAAGTGGGGAACAGAGCCAAGTGGAAAACTCTGAGCCTCAGAAGACCACTCTTCCCACTGCTGGAAAACCACGAAGAGGGAGAAAGGCAAGACAGGATACCGCTGAACAGAATGAGGTGACAGAAGAGGTGGTCAAGCAGGCAGCAGTGGAGACGAATGAGCAGTCTCAGCCTCCAGCCAGAGTAAAGAGGGGCAGAAATGCCAAACAGGATGAAGAAAAGATGAATGAGcctgctaaaaaaataaaactaacaaGAAAGTCTGAGGAGGCCCAAACGGAATTAACAGAAGCCCAAACTGTTAAAATGGTCATTTCAGAAACAACAGAACCAGCCCAGATAAGCGAACAGGCCAGTGTGGCCACGAAGCCCAGAAGAGGAGGGCGGAAAGCAAAACAAGACACAGAGAGTGTGGAATCCATTGAGGTCCAAGAGGTCCCTGTTCTCAGCACAGAAAATAAACCCAAACGAGGCAGGAGGGGAAAACCAGCTGCCGAAGAAACTAAAGCCACTGCCGAAAGTCCTGAACACAAGCCGAAGGCTGAGGAGGCGAAAAACGCTGAGCCACTTTCCTCGTCTATGAAAACTAGCAGGTCAAGGGGAGTGAGGGCTTCTGCTAAATGTGAGACTTCACAAGCCATTCCAGCCAAGAGAGCCCGCAGAGGTACAACTGTTTCTCCTGAGGAGGTCAGCACAGAATCCACAGTTTTGGTTTCCGAGCCTGCTCCCACGTCAGTGGAACCAGCAAGAAAGGGAAGACGGGGAGCATTCAAGTCCACAACAGAAGAGCCTACGACGACTACTGATCAGAAGAATCCTGAAGCTGTTGAGAGCAACGCAAAGATGCCCAAAAGATGCGTTAAGTGGAAATCACACTTGGAAGTCTTTGAGATTCCAAAGGCGACACCTGTAAAAGCAGCGCGAGGTAAGAAGTCTAAAGCTGCAGACCAAGTCAACAGTGAAAGCAAAAATGTGTCAAATGATGCCAAcaaaactgaagaggaggatctCTCAGATAAAGCTGTTGACAGTAGACCTGTTAAGAGAGTCGGACGAGGGGCGAAGACTGCTGCCAAAGTGGAACCTGCAAACAACCCAGAGAAAAACGTTGAAGCCAAAACGCAGCCTAAAACCCGCAGAGGAAGATCAGCAAACAAATAG